GCACTGTCATTATTCTTTTGGGCACCTTTGGCTGTTTTGCTACCTGCCGAGCTTCTGCATGGATGCTGAAACTGGTGAGTCCTTGTTTTCTTAAAATTGGTtgttggtttttgaaaaggccTATATGTTGTAGGCTTTGTTTCTTGGAACTAGGCATGGCCCCTTTCTGATTTTTCCTCTTCCTTATGAAAACTTAGCAAGCAACAGCATAGCTGCCAATTCCCACTTGTGTTGTGTTTTCCCTGCCCTTTTCAGGAACAGTGCGCTGAACACTGACCCCCTTTGCAGCTGTCATGTACCTTAGTTATGCTGACTTGGACTTTCTTTTTATCCCACAGTATGCAATGTTTCTGACTCTCATTTTTTTGGTTGAATTGGTTGCTGCTATCGTAGGATTTGTTTTCAGACATGAGGTAAGCCTGCCTTTGGGAACCTGAATATGTGAAAATTTATCCTCTAAGAGATAAAACTGGATAAATTTAAGTAATAGAGTTAAAAGACAGCTTTCATAGTGCTTTCACTAGCACAAAACTGGTAACACAAAATTGATACCTTCTCCAGTCGTCAAAACCTTAAAATCAAATTAGAAATTGGAATTCCACTCTGTTAAATCTGGGGTTAGGCAATCATTCAGTGAGTACTGAGGCCTCATCAAGGAGAGTGTTTAACAAAATGATAGTGAGGGTGGGAGATACAGCAGTACAAAGCTGCCACTCGAATAAATATAGGTCCCCATTGTACTTTGAACTTCTCATAGTTGTCATCTTTTACTGGAATGTTTTGCTTAGGAGTCCCCTTAGCAAAACCATATTGCTTAGAAGATAGAATTGGACCATGGATATTAATTATATGTTGCTGCAATTTCTTATTTGACCTGGAGATCAAAAGAACATTCTAGAATCTTTGTTTACCAGCCTTGTGTTTCTTTGCTGTAGATTAAGAACAGCTTTAAGAATAATTATGAGAAAGCTGTAAAGCAATATAACGCTACGGGAGATTACAGAAGTGATGCGGTAGACAAGATCCAAAGCATGGTAAGTGGTCATAGCTGGTGGCTTCTCAAGAGGGAAGCACATTCCCTGTTCCCTCAGAGAAGATGATAGTGCCCTGCCTATCATATGTTGTCCACTTGCACCATAGCAGTGAAAGGCAGACCAGTTCCAAAATGTTTATCTCATGAATTTTAATGCCAATGTCATAGGATAGAGATCACTGAGTATAGTCTTAGATGCTGGTGTAATTGTTTGACTACATAGTTGTAAGATGAACTCTAAATGCTTCTGTTGGATTTTTTTCAGTTGCATTGTTGTGGTGTCACCAACTATAGAGATTGGAAGGATACTAATTATTACTTGGAAAAAGGATTTCCTGAAAGCTGCTGTAAACTTGAAGATTGTTCTCCTCAGAGAGATGCAGATAAAGTAAACAATGAAGTAAGgagtaaaaaaagaatttaattttcCCTCACAATACACATAATCTGTAATAGCgcagaaaactgaagctcagaaaattTGTGATGTGTGATTAAGTGACACTTAAATGCATAATCCAAAAAGTGAATCTCATGTCCCTCAAAGGAGATAGGATTTGTTATGAAAGAatcaattttaataaaagaacaaAGATCATCTTTTGCAGAGATGTGATCAAAGTATTAATTGCTTGGACTGtacttactgtttattttttaaaatttctcttccaTTAGGGTTGTTTTATAATGGTGATGACCATTATAGAATCGGAAATGGGAGTTATTGCTGGAATTTCTTTTGGAGTCGCTTGCTTCCAAGTAAGTCGTTGTAGTTAGGAAATGTTTCATCACTCTTGTAGGTGTAGGCTACAAGATTTCCACTTTAAAGGCTTTGAGTTTTTGCCTCTGGGTCCTGTATAGCAAGGAGATTTTTTAGAGAAGTCACATTTTCACAAAACTCAGTCGATCATTTCAGTAGAAACATAGTGGTTTTGCCCTTTCCATTCCAGTTTTTGGTTGTCTTGGCTCCTGTTTTACCATGCTGTCTTCCACAGCTCCAGAGTTCTGTGAGACCCTCTTGGGTCTCTCTGAATCTGTACTCTCTAATAAAATAGCCACCTTTCCAAAGttataaccatgaaattaaaattgtaGCTCCTCAGGCTCCCATTTGAAGTGCTTGAAAACCACATGTGGTTAGTTGCCACCATGCTGGACAGCATTTTCATTATCACAGTACTGCCTCATAGATGGAGATTTTACTTGATGAGATGCTTATTCTAAGCCATATCCTTTTTGCTCTGATAACTGAGAGGGAGAATAAGAAAACTTTCCCCAGGCTTCAGGATTTTCCCAGAGTGATTTATGTCAGGGATGGGTTGTGAAATTCCAGATCACAGTTGTAGTTAAGACATCACATATAAGCTTGTTATAGAAAAAACTTAAGGAAATAAGtagcaaattggaagtgaaagGACCTGTATCTTGAGGTCTTTAagctttgtgtgtttgtgtatgtttagttttgcttatattttatttccaGCTGATTGGAATCTTTCTAGCCTACTGCCTTTCTCGTGCCATTACAAATAACCAGTATGAGATAGTGTAACCAACATAACACGGGCCTATTACTCTCCAACTTTAAGGTATGTTCATTTTGATCCTCAGCACTGTCAGTGTTTATTCCAGCCTATACATGTGATGGATAGGACTGAGTTTGCAAAGAAGATCATGTCCAGCAGTGCATTCAGATATTATCAGTATTGTGTTAGCagcgggacacaactgaagtgacttgacacAGCACAGCCATGCATAAGCACTAGTCTGGCAAAAATATCATGGCCGTAACAGGACAGATGGGCCTCTCTGGGTTTACCTACACGTCAGCCTAAAGATCCTTCATGGTCCCCTTTCTAACAGATTTGGACctaatgaagagaaatgaagaatcGTAATAGTGACCTTACTTGTAAGGGTCCCTGGCAAGTACACTCTGGCTCTTGATCAATACCAGCATTTTCCCCTGGTCTTTTACCCAATTCTCATTTACTGCAGTCTTCTGGTGGACTATTGCTAGAGCCATGAATTCATCTAGCTTAACTAGATTTTGGAGAAACATGTGTTTCAATAATTTCAGAATTTAAATGATAAAACGTGAGAACTATAGCTGGCTGAATTGATCGCTAGCGTTCCCTTCACATTTGATGAGTCACTCACTGGGAACACGTGGAGATCTTCACTAGCAGACTAGATTAAAATGTGTGCAAATGAATACAGATATTGAAGTTTGGGTTACAAGGAACTtaactatttttcctttaatttaggATATTAACATCCCTATCCCCAACTTTGTGAATTACAAGATTGCCTGGATGGAAGACCTACGTTTGTTACAGATAGATTGAAAAATTACATCAGTAGTCTGATTCGATCAAGACAGTTTGATACGTTCGAAGTCCACCTTTTGTCCCATTCATGTTATATCATTGAAATCTCCATATCACTCTGAAACACTGGAAGAGCTTAATAAATTGTAAACGAAGCAAAACTGTTCCTCTGGACTTTTTTGTCTTGGTACGGGGCTTTTGAAAGACAGTGAGTTTGCTGTTCATGTAGTAAGATCGAAAACTGACCCTTCCAAACTTGCCCTTTTCCCAGCCAGAGTTATCTCGTGTGATTGTATACTTTGcttcaagaaattaaaatgttttcattagtCACACTGTGTAATTACAGCCAGTAGTTGGATAACACCCATCATCAGAGTTGCCAATTGGTGGTAATGGTCTCTGTCTTCTAAGGCAGTCAAGACTTTAAAAGGCACTACACATGCTCCGTGATACACCAGGTTGCAACACTTTAACACTTTTACATTTCTCTGCCTCTGAATTAAGGTATTTACAGTAACATGTTTCCCTTATTATTTGAAAGGTTCTAATTATTACTGGTGCCAgagttattgtattctttttgGGAATTTAAAGCAATAGATCTTCATTAGCTTTAGCTGGTATTTCCTTGCCAGGTTCATATGACTTAATTGTCAATACTAAGGTTAACTTTGAATAGTTTTGTGCCTttgattaataaatataaatctttTACAGAATAgtgttttcctctaaaatcatTGTGTTTTAACTTTTGGAAAATCTGGGATGGTGGTTTCCCACTACGAAAGCTAAGCCCCACATTTCTACTTGGTGAATATAGTTGTGGATATGAAATGTAAACCTGAGATCTGGACACATTTTTGGAAAAGTCCCCGTTTACAAAAATTATTCTCTGTGAAAGAAACACATTCCTTGCTATAAAAGAGCATAATGCTTATCATTCTCCTAGAGATTAGACATTTTTTATTGTATAGTTTAAGAAGTTGGATGGGGAGAGAAATAACCTGTATCTTCTGGGTAATGAAATTAATCATTGAAGTTGGAGTTGGAATGGGGGAattctttctttggttttgagTTTCTttattcactgtgtgtgtgttagttgctcagctgtgttcgactctgATTCTCCTGACTCTAGCCttcgaggctcctccgtccatggaattctccaggcaagaatactggagtgggttgccattgctttctccagtgaatcttcctgacccagggatcaaactcaggtgtcttgtattgcaagcagattctttaccatctgagccaccaggacaacCCTCTTTATCCATTAGAAGAAGCAAGCTCATCTCTGACTGCCACACATTCACAGTCCTTGAATTTGAtggtaagtaagtgttagttgctcaggcgtacccagctctttgcaaccccatggactgcagcccaccaggctcctctgtccatgagattttccaggcaaggatactggagttgggttgccatttccttctccaggggatcttcccaacccagggattgaacccgggtctcctacactgcaggcagatctttaccgactgagctacaagggaagcccaaatttaatGGTAAGGAGTCAATCACAGTACAAGGAAAGTGGATAAAAACTACTAAAGTTAATAATGAATTTGGCAGTACCTATTTGAAAGTACTTGGAGTTACTGCAGAAAAAGGGTATTCTCCATTAAAACATTTGATGGGAGACTTGACATAAGGTATAGGGAtaacagaattgaaaaaaaatagtgGCTTTCCAAATGTAGTGACTCAGTTATTGAAATCAGTGATGCTAAAGAAGGATTTAAAGGATAATCAAGCTTCCTTAAAGGATAATTGGAGCAATTTTCAAATAGCTATTTTTTCCACTAGGGTGGCCTAGGAGAACCTTTTGAAGTTTTCTTTAGTATTTTATAGACGTTTTTTCTcattactaaaaaaaaagaaaagaacaaagcacaTGTGAAAAGTAGAAAAAACAGCCTGCCTTGCCCTGAAGGTGGGCcggtgtgtttgtttattttggatggCCAGTTAAAAGTCCCTTCGAGCTGAGGTGCATCTGTACACGGACTATCAAGTCCACCTCCACCTTTGCAATGCGCCAGAGGTGTCCTGCGGGTTGTCTCACTTCCAGGCACCAGGTTGCCCGCTGCAAGGCAGCTCTGAACTCCACTTTGAGAAGCACACCTTTCTGAAAGTGTGGAAAGCGTGGCAGCTTTGGCCTATTCCCGTGAGGGGTTTGGTTTATGTTGTAGGCATCAAACTTTTATAGAAAGTAAGTCCCTAATACAAGGTATAAATGccatttctgtttctccttaGCTCACACAGGATTCTTTGAGACTGTGCTTTTAACCTTCTGTCAGAATCCAAGTTGGTACTTTAACAGTGATGCTGGCCAGCCAAAGTGATTAAATTACTAGAAGCCAAGCAATGtatacatttttgtgtgtgtgaagttgagaaaactttgatttttttgGACTGTTATGTATAGGCTTTTGTTTGTAGGAAAAAGTCTAACACAAGCTGTAACTACTATTCCTCACAGCATACATAAGATGCATTgagatttgttatttttaaaatttgctgccCTTCAAGGTTGACACCTTTACCTGTGACGTGGGCAACcaaacttttttaatttaaaaaggaaaacagaagtctAATATATCAGAAAAGAATACATAAACTGAAACAGTTTGGGGGAAATGAGACTTTTTAAGTCATGGGTCTAAAACTTCAGATTTCTTGTGAAAGAAAAACCATTATGGTTTAATTATGACTTTTCTATTATGTATCCCTATCCTATGGAGCTTAGTAGACTTGGGCACTTGTAAGAGCACTGCAAATGCTAATGAAATGAATGAAGGAGCCAATCTAAT
The genomic region above belongs to Ovis canadensis isolate MfBH-ARS-UI-01 breed Bighorn chromosome X, ARS-UI_OviCan_v2, whole genome shotgun sequence and contains:
- the TSPAN6 gene encoding tetraspanin-6 → MASPSRRLQTKPVITCFKSVLLIYTFIFWITGVILLAVGIWGKVSLENYFSLLNEKATNVPFVLTGAGTVIILLGTFGCFATCRASAWMLKLYAMFLTLIFLVELVAAIVGFVFRHEIKNSFKNNYEKAVKQYNATGDYRSDAVDKIQSMLHCCGVTNYRDWKDTNYYLEKGFPESCCKLEDCSPQRDADKVNNEGCFIMVMTIIESEMGVIAGISFGVACFQLIGIFLAYCLSRAITNNQYEIV